From Shewanella yunxiaonensis, the proteins below share one genomic window:
- the glnE gene encoding bifunctional [glutamate--ammonia ligase]-adenylyl-L-tyrosine phosphorylase/[glutamate--ammonia-ligase] adenylyltransferase — protein sequence MGTATGDLKPSYPLLEQTSDKHLQHLRSRAPEVEAELTPEQQHELKQVLGLSDFIAEQLTHHPEWIQEFFAEDFAKPERQFFSQQLQQLMQNVNSEEQAKAVLRYFRNKQMTRLAWRDFMGRAPLESSLLDLSVLAEALIICARDWLYQDLCNTLGTPCDKKGNPQPLMILGMGKLGGRELNFSSDIDLIFTFPEHGETQGGRRTLDNQQFFIRMGQRLVNLLGQVTTDGFVFRVDMRLRPYGESGPLVVSYSALEDYYQEQGREWERYAMIKARALGPWNRFSDQLHDLLRPFIYRRYIDFSAIDSLRRMKALIAQEVRRRQLTDNIKLGAGGIREVEFVVQSFQLIRGGREPDLRVQNLFTAINTLYELGQIDYLSAEELRQNYCLLRRVENLMQAIADQQTQTLPSHPLDWQRLCFALEMQDEKQLRDVITGAMRSVHRHFRAAVGGEESTDAINDCWTVQLWGCQTPELAQSMLAEHGIEDNEFAPLLRAWCDTISHRTIGPRGRETLDKLMPKLLEEIGLQPLPSHALKPVLGVLEQILTRTTYLELLYENPGARQQLISLCLASPWIASEIAHFPMLLDELIDPSQLYNTTSLDDYASELRQYLLRIPEDDLEQQMEALRQFKLSQQLKIAAADVTGVLPVMEVSDHLTFLAEAIIEQVIQQAWRQITERHGKPIGLEAGQTSFAVVGYGKLGGIELGYGSDLDLVFLHDGDNSGMTDGERPLDVSHFYVKLAQRIQHLFTTRTMSGTLYEVDLRLRPSGSSGLLVSSIEAFADYQFNEAWTWEHQALVRARFIYGDNSLAQRFADIRSQVLQLPRDQQQLCNDVRNMRQKMRDHLLKAPADMFDLKQSRGGITDIEFIAQYLVLANAHAYPELCVWSDNVRIFEVLADLELLPTMTAQLLTQVYCELRDDNHRLTLAGKPGLLPLVEVAQQTQQVYEIFEQVLLPGDVCHDQTPPVTH from the coding sequence ATGGGGACTGCCACAGGCGATCTAAAGCCTTCTTATCCACTTCTTGAACAAACTTCGGACAAGCATCTGCAGCATCTGCGCAGTCGTGCGCCGGAGGTAGAGGCGGAATTGACCCCAGAACAGCAGCATGAATTGAAGCAGGTACTGGGGCTGAGTGATTTCATTGCGGAGCAATTGACTCATCATCCAGAATGGATCCAAGAGTTTTTTGCCGAAGATTTTGCAAAGCCGGAACGACAATTTTTCAGCCAGCAGTTGCAGCAGTTGATGCAGAACGTCAACAGCGAAGAACAAGCCAAAGCGGTACTGCGATACTTCCGTAACAAGCAGATGACCCGACTAGCATGGCGTGATTTCATGGGCCGGGCTCCACTGGAATCCTCGCTGTTGGACCTTTCGGTACTGGCGGAAGCCCTGATCATTTGTGCACGTGACTGGCTGTATCAAGACCTGTGCAACACGTTAGGAACGCCTTGTGATAAAAAGGGTAATCCGCAACCACTGATGATCCTCGGGATGGGAAAGCTCGGTGGCCGTGAACTCAATTTTTCCTCTGATATCGATCTGATCTTTACGTTCCCAGAACATGGCGAAACGCAAGGTGGCCGTCGGACCCTGGATAACCAGCAGTTTTTTATCCGCATGGGACAACGCTTAGTGAATCTGTTGGGGCAGGTAACCACCGATGGCTTCGTATTTCGGGTGGATATGCGATTGCGTCCTTATGGCGAAAGTGGCCCGCTAGTGGTGAGTTACAGTGCGTTAGAGGATTACTACCAGGAACAGGGCCGAGAGTGGGAGCGCTACGCGATGATTAAAGCGCGAGCGCTTGGGCCATGGAACCGCTTTTCTGACCAGCTACACGATCTGTTACGTCCCTTTATCTACCGTCGATATATCGACTTTTCCGCGATTGACTCTTTGCGGCGCATGAAAGCCCTGATCGCGCAAGAAGTGAGACGGCGGCAACTAACAGATAACATCAAACTGGGCGCGGGGGGAATTCGCGAAGTCGAGTTCGTGGTCCAGAGTTTCCAGTTGATCCGTGGTGGTCGTGAACCTGACTTACGCGTTCAAAACCTCTTTACTGCGATCAACACGCTTTATGAGCTCGGGCAAATCGACTACTTGTCGGCGGAGGAATTACGCCAGAATTACTGTTTACTGCGTCGGGTAGAAAATCTGATGCAAGCGATAGCGGATCAACAGACGCAGACACTGCCCAGTCATCCGCTTGACTGGCAGCGCTTATGTTTTGCGCTGGAAATGCAAGATGAAAAGCAGCTGCGAGACGTGATCACGGGTGCCATGCGCAGCGTGCATCGCCATTTTCGCGCCGCTGTTGGTGGTGAAGAGAGCACCGATGCTATCAATGATTGCTGGACGGTACAGTTGTGGGGTTGTCAGACACCAGAGCTGGCACAGTCGATGTTAGCGGAACATGGCATTGAGGATAATGAGTTTGCGCCGTTGCTGCGCGCCTGGTGTGACACTATCAGTCACCGCACTATCGGTCCGCGCGGTCGGGAAACCCTTGATAAGTTGATGCCAAAATTGCTGGAAGAGATTGGTTTACAGCCGTTACCGTCACACGCGCTTAAGCCCGTGTTAGGGGTGTTGGAACAGATCCTGACGCGCACGACTTATCTGGAGTTGCTTTACGAAAACCCGGGTGCCAGACAGCAACTGATAAGCTTATGTTTGGCCAGTCCTTGGATTGCCTCTGAAATAGCGCATTTCCCGATGTTGCTAGATGAGTTAATTGATCCTTCGCAGCTTTACAACACCACATCACTCGATGACTACGCCAGTGAACTGCGGCAGTACTTGTTGCGCATTCCCGAAGATGATCTGGAACAACAGATGGAGGCGTTGCGGCAGTTCAAGTTGTCACAACAATTAAAAATAGCGGCTGCCGATGTTACCGGGGTCTTGCCGGTGATGGAGGTCAGTGACCATCTGACGTTTCTCGCGGAAGCCATTATTGAACAGGTGATACAACAAGCCTGGCGCCAAATCACAGAACGTCATGGTAAGCCTATAGGTTTAGAGGCCGGTCAAACCTCATTTGCGGTAGTCGGTTACGGCAAACTCGGCGGTATTGAACTGGGCTATGGCTCGGATCTGGATTTAGTATTTCTACATGACGGTGACAACAGCGGTATGACCGATGGCGAAAGGCCGCTGGATGTGAGCCACTTTTATGTCAAATTGGCGCAGCGGATCCAGCATCTGTTCACCACCCGCACAATGTCTGGCACCTTGTATGAAGTTGATTTGCGGCTACGTCCCTCAGGTTCATCTGGATTGCTGGTCAGCAGTATCGAGGCGTTTGCTGATTATCAGTTTAATGAGGCCTGGACCTGGGAACATCAGGCATTGGTGCGCGCGCGGTTTATCTACGGCGATAACAGTTTAGCGCAACGCTTTGCTGATATTCGCAGTCAGGTGTTGCAGTTGCCACGAGACCAGCAACAGCTATGTAACGATGTCAGAAATATGCGACAGAAGATGCGTGATCATTTATTGAAAGCCCCTGCCGATATGTTTGATTTGAAGCAGAGCCGGGGGGGGATCACCGATATTGAATTCATTGCCCAATATCTGGTGCTGGCCAATGCGCACGCTTATCCAGAACTTTGCGTGTGGTCGGATAATGTTCGAATATTTGAAGTATTGGCTGATCTGGAATTGCTGCCAACCATGACGGCACAGTTACTGACTCAGGTGTATTGTGAGTTGCGCGATGATAATCATCGACTCACGCTGGCCGGCAAACCCGGTTTGTTGCCTCTGGTTGAGGTTGCGCAGCAGACGCAGCAGGTGTACGAAATTTTTGAACAGGTATTGCTACCTGGTGATGTCTGCCATGATCAAACTCCACCAGTGACTCATTGA
- a CDS encoding N-acetyl-ornithine deacetylase codes for MNSRTPYQTFRWHSEIFDCYSNDIEQFERQLLQETARLQLKPRVIGHIDGWPLQLWQSPAANAGLPSVLISSGFHGEEAAGPWGMLHFMSELTDTIFTQVNLTLLPLANPTGFSKGHRFNRFGENPNRGYLSVGDGATPSLEGKLLLAHAQLLLAASRDGILTCHEDILSQQTYLYAFEPSKQPGAFSQGLLAALTQYFPVTEAAVIDDCPVENGIIFNHFDSSFEAWLVRSGAKAGACSETPAKANFDRRILANSAVMQQFIAGSHN; via the coding sequence ATGAATAGTCGCACCCCTTATCAAACATTTCGCTGGCACTCAGAAATTTTTGATTGTTACAGCAATGATATAGAACAGTTTGAGCGTCAGCTGCTGCAAGAAACCGCACGACTACAACTCAAGCCTCGGGTTATCGGGCATATTGATGGCTGGCCACTGCAGCTATGGCAGTCACCTGCGGCCAATGCTGGCTTGCCTTCAGTGTTGATCAGTAGCGGATTTCACGGTGAGGAAGCGGCGGGTCCATGGGGCATGTTGCATTTCATGTCTGAGCTAACGGACACGATTTTTACTCAGGTAAATCTGACCTTGTTGCCTTTAGCAAATCCGACTGGATTCAGCAAAGGACATCGTTTCAATCGCTTTGGTGAAAACCCTAACCGTGGTTATTTATCGGTTGGTGATGGTGCGACACCGTCCTTAGAAGGCAAATTGCTGCTGGCTCATGCGCAATTGTTGTTGGCGGCCAGTCGTGATGGCATTCTTACCTGTCATGAAGACATCTTATCACAGCAAACCTACCTTTATGCCTTTGAGCCCAGTAAGCAACCCGGCGCGTTTAGTCAGGGGTTATTAGCTGCACTGACGCAGTATTTCCCAGTAACAGAGGCGGCAGTTATCGACGATTGCCCCGTTGAAAACGGCATTATCTTCAACCATTTTGACAGTTCTTTTGAAGCCTGGCTGGTACGCAGTGGCGCTAAAGCGGGGGCGTGCAGTGAAACGCCAGCTAAAGCGAATTTTGATCGCCGAATATTAGCCAACAGTGCGGTCATGCAACAATTTATCGCTGGCTCCCATAACTAA
- a CDS encoding L,D-transpeptidase family protein: MRNLFYTALSLGLMICSVNASAIEYSLPTNGSRLIGHNEYYVVPEKKLTLEGIAAEYQLGLTNMLEANAGVDPFLPQPRSTLLIPHKLILPDAPMEGIVINVAEMRLYYYHKERNSVEVLPIGIGQLGKDTPENWVTKVQRKKAGPTWTPTAAMRKEYAAKGETLPPVWPAGADNPMGLYALYVGRLYAIHGTNASFGIGLRVSHGCVRLRNNDIEHLFKTVPVGTRVQFVNQPIKTALEPDGSRWVEVHNPLSRTEAEFNSAEPTVLQLTPKISRFIAQRDTNSLVLKRVLDDRSGVPTRIN, translated from the coding sequence ATGCGTAATCTGTTCTATACCGCCCTGTCCTTGGGCCTGATGATATGTAGTGTCAATGCCAGTGCCATTGAATACTCTTTACCCACTAATGGTAGTCGGTTGATTGGTCACAATGAGTACTATGTGGTACCAGAGAAAAAGCTGACACTTGAAGGCATCGCTGCCGAATACCAGTTGGGGCTGACCAACATGCTGGAAGCCAATGCAGGGGTTGATCCTTTTCTGCCCCAGCCACGCAGCACGCTGTTAATTCCCCATAAACTGATCCTGCCAGATGCGCCGATGGAAGGGATCGTGATCAACGTGGCGGAAATGCGCTTGTATTACTATCACAAAGAGCGCAATAGCGTAGAAGTATTGCCTATCGGTATTGGTCAGTTAGGTAAAGATACGCCGGAAAATTGGGTGACTAAAGTCCAGCGTAAAAAAGCCGGACCTACCTGGACTCCGACTGCGGCGATGCGCAAAGAGTATGCAGCCAAAGGTGAAACCCTGCCGCCAGTTTGGCCAGCCGGTGCTGACAATCCGATGGGACTTTACGCGCTGTATGTGGGACGTTTGTATGCCATTCACGGCACCAACGCCAGTTTTGGTATTGGTTTACGAGTCAGCCATGGCTGCGTACGTTTGCGTAATAACGACATCGAACATTTGTTCAAAACTGTTCCGGTCGGTACCCGAGTACAGTTCGTCAATCAACCGATAAAGACTGCGCTGGAGCCGGATGGCAGTCGCTGGGTCGAGGTGCATAACCCACTATCACGCACCGAAGCAGAATTTAATTCTGCCGAGCCGACAGTGTTGCAACTTACTCCCAAAATCAGCCGGTTCATTGCACAGCGCGATACCAACTCTCTGGTATTAAAACGTGTGTTAGATGACCGCAGTGGTGTACCCACTCGCATCAACTGA